From Alosa sapidissima isolate fAloSap1 chromosome 7, fAloSap1.pri, whole genome shotgun sequence, the proteins below share one genomic window:
- the LOC121713416 gene encoding RING finger protein 223 produces MDYIPKVWHSQVVPLEHELEWGSGVGQPECSICYNTYDNVFKTPKLLACTHTFCLECLSRLMAASEADQVDGRISCPFCRHLTPIPERGPPALTTSMEVLSKLPSHQQREEAVWLEDGRLCYKRPLDSSSSSTDSGFCICIDIAAASSKQEPPVQTQTHRFGLLERMTDWKRLLLFVVLMVLLVVIVLWPLQCIVTTGSLRCQMRTAGHMTTTTTTTSPSTAHL; encoded by the coding sequence ATGGACTACATCCCCAAGGTGTGGCACTCGCAGGTGGTGCCCCTGGAGCACGAGCTGGAGTGGGGGTCCGGTGTGGGCCAGCCGGAGTGCTCCATCTGCTACAACACCTACGACAACGTCTTCAAGACGCCCAAGTTGCTGGCCTGCACGCACACCTTCTGCCTGGAGTGCCTGTCACGCCTCATGGCCGCCTCGGAGGCCGACCAAGTCGACGGACGCATCTCCTGCCCCTTCTGCCGCCACCTGACGCCCATCCCGGAGCGCGGCCCACCGGCGCTGACCACCAGCATGGAGGTGCTCAGCAAGCTGCCCAGCCACCAGCAGCGCGAGGAGGCTGTGTGGCTGGAGGACGGCCGTCTGTGCTACAAGCGCCCGCTGGACTCGTCCTCTTCGTCCACCGACTCGGGCTTCTGCATCTGCATCGACATCGCCGCGGCCAGCAGCAAGCAGGAGCCTCCTGTCCAGACGCAGACACACCGCTTCGGCCTCCTGGAGCGCATGACCGACTGGAAGCGACTGCTGCTCTTTGTGGTGCTcatggtgctgctggtggtcaTCGTGCTCTGGCCGCTGCAGTGTATTGTCACCACTGGCTCCCTGCGCTGCCAGATGCGGACCGCCGGTCAcatgaccaccaccaccaccaccacctccccctccaccGCCCATCTTTAA